A genomic region of Erythrobacter sp. SCSIO 43205 contains the following coding sequences:
- a CDS encoding galactose-1-phosphate uridylyltransferase has translation MNDLFTLPRLIGDAPVYRRDHRKADGRMLRLYGRSPHTLPPVSESADAIAQGGELRFHPLRDEWNVYAAHRQNRTFKPSPADDPLAPSAAGGNATEIPFEDFELAIFENKFAAFHHCATDAAQLEGIVTEPAKGACDVVVYSPERTGSLHSIGSDRRRVLIAALIDRYDALFGAGCSYVLPFENRGDAVGVTLHHPHGQIYGFERTPMVQQRAIDAFAGGYDLAAEIDAAMPDYGLGEEGSVAAFVPRFARFPYEVWLAPKLRREGPWDCNDEELEGLSFWLGEITRRYDALFEGPAATMMAFHAAPNGGCEGYHFTVQFYPLLRAKARVKYLASVEQHTGTFTVDVMPEAAAAALRGVA, from the coding sequence GTGAACGATCTTTTCACTCTTCCCCGGTTGATCGGCGATGCCCCGGTCTATCGGCGGGATCATCGCAAGGCTGATGGACGGATGCTGCGGCTCTACGGGCGCTCGCCCCATACTCTGCCGCCTGTCTCCGAAAGCGCAGACGCAATCGCACAAGGCGGTGAGCTGCGCTTTCACCCATTGCGCGACGAATGGAATGTGTACGCCGCTCACCGCCAGAACCGCACATTCAAGCCATCACCAGCCGACGATCCACTCGCGCCCAGCGCGGCGGGTGGCAATGCGACCGAAATCCCCTTTGAGGATTTCGAGCTTGCGATTTTTGAAAACAAATTTGCCGCCTTCCACCATTGTGCCACCGATGCCGCACAGCTGGAAGGGATCGTCACTGAGCCTGCAAAGGGCGCGTGCGATGTCGTGGTCTATTCGCCTGAAAGGACAGGCAGCCTCCACTCCATAGGCTCAGACCGCCGCCGGGTGCTGATCGCGGCGCTTATTGACCGATATGACGCGCTGTTTGGAGCAGGGTGCAGCTATGTGCTGCCGTTTGAAAATCGCGGGGATGCGGTGGGTGTGACGCTCCACCATCCGCACGGCCAGATTTACGGCTTCGAGCGCACACCCATGGTACAGCAGCGCGCGATTGATGCCTTTGCAGGCGGATATGATCTGGCCGCAGAAATTGACGCGGCTATGCCAGATTATGGCCTTGGTGAAGAGGGCTCGGTTGCTGCTTTCGTGCCGCGATTTGCGCGTTTTCCTTACGAGGTCTGGCTTGCCCCAAAATTGCGGCGCGAGGGACCATGGGATTGCAACGATGAAGAGTTGGAAGGCCTCAGCTTTTGGCTGGGCGAGATTACGCGGCGCTATGACGCACTGTTCGAAGGGCCTGCTGCGACGATGATGGCATTCCACGCTGCCCCCAATGGTGGCTGCGAGGGCTATCATTTCACGGTTCAGTTCTACCCGCTCCTTCGCGCAAAAGCCCGCGTCAAATATCTCGCCTCGGTTGAACAGCACACGGGCACGTTTACCGTCGATGTCATGCCTGAGGCAGCAGCCGCAGCCTTGCGAGGTGTGGCATGA